Genomic segment of Panicum virgatum strain AP13 chromosome 2K, P.virgatum_v5, whole genome shotgun sequence:
ctggaagctccctccccacccgcattaagtgcgagtggtcgaggcaggctctgctgcctctgggcacggggcagcttttgtcagtctacactgtggatcgccagttaccgaggcggctcgtcagttactaagacaagcattaaagactcagcgccgtgcgcatgggcgacgagtcatgatgaccagctactgactggagcaacagtgcacgctgctacagtggactgagtcagtagttcggcgcttcatcatgacctcgacgcgcggctgcagaggctagactctactctgacaggacagctcaagaccatccctggtcagaagctacgcacagaagccgacgacaagatctccggatctgaggcattgaaggccaaagtgtagtttataatacatcgccgggtccacatgtcggggccccgctcagtgtacgtgctccccttggacatataaaagggagagcacgccctccTTCTGGAAAAAGAGGCTCTccagacacacaagctctcgcgaactctctcgaggaaaggcaatacaacacacagtggacgtatggtattatgctccggcggcccaaaccactataatcccgctgtgttcatcgtgttcttgagcgagatcgaactaggactagctaacccctgagtacacaccctctgggcttaggcgggtgctttccgccacccggctgtggtttgcagcaccacgacatttggcgcgccaggtaggggtatTTAGCTGGTCGCTGTTCATCTCTTCCTGgtctccatggttcgtgtggacgacgtggagatgacagagggtgtggcatcatccgcgccacatacctctcgccttcctgctccaAGGGCAACCGTGcttgtggagcagccaccgtcggcggcggcgcgcgcttgctcgccggcaagagtcagggcgcccatcaagggccccctcacaagctgcgagcggcggagagaCAAATcctagctcgcagcatacctcactcatgtgaggaagcccgctccggcggaaagccgactccggtcgcaccaagcccgctccggcggaaagccgactccggtcgcaccaagctcGCTCCGGCGGAaggccgactccggtcgcaccaagcccgctctggcggaaagccgactccggtcgcacccccgactcaacatctctgtaagtcctacccttagaggctcagcagggaataaagcctttttctttgtaactaggtagtacttccgtgtggtccagtccggtgagcctcccccgtggaggggtccggacctctgcgaaccagcttcagggaagcgtattcaccctccggggaggtccggagccgtgtagccgcttagcctggttccgtaccctaagcctgcatgctctacctccctagggcgagtaccgtagtacctaagactgggggcccggaggtccggacagctccggcctcataaacccgtgttctggcttacatcgcacatctcatgtacatatagttataaaggaaaagtttattctcagttcgcctctaaggatgttacattccaatttcaatctacgcattctgtttgcgctaacccccacgtggcctCTTACTCTtatgcggtgattgtggtccgaattgagttggctagttaatgacttagctcgagacccctcatggaagagaggggttcggacccctgggaacctgcaggttcagagaagcgcactcattctccggggaggtccggagccgtgtagccgcttagcctggttccgtaccctaagcttgcacgcaccacctcctgtgaatgagtaccgtagtacctaggactgggaacttgaaggtccggactttctcttaacctaaaggccggccccttgagctccgttcactgaacctagctgtctatctcaaaggattacagccaacaggatttgggacccgtgggcacgctactaagcatctaccttgagtcatgtgcaggtccaaacgtgatgatgcagcaggtgacccaaaggatggacgacgcaggacaagacccttgcggcgcgcaccgctgggcgccagaagcagccaagttgctcacagtagtggccccacctgcgggttcgttgcctctcccgaggcgggcccgggggcctctgtcggtaccctgcaactggggtacccactcctactgtgccaagactcgcgtagttatccgtaactacgccctaagaagctgagcagccggacccctggggtccgactccatctcaccggaccaacggtcccggacccgctttccgcttggggacgggtccggtgtcaccacgtgtcctagaggtggaaatgctcagtacctgtggccgcggacccggacccccgcaggtgggtccgggacctccacgtgccatccggactcccgcagatgggtccgggacctccacgtgcctatccggacccccgtgagctctcggctcagctagctgatcgggaggggtccggagccgccgcgtgtcacgcagacgcgggcgcaagccttccgctggaagctccctcacccacccacattaagtgcgagtggtcgaggcaggctctgctgcctctgggcacggggcagcttttgtcagtccacactgtggatcgccagttaccgaggcggctcgtcagttaccaagacaagcattaaagactcagcgccgtgtgcatgggcgacgagtcatgatgaccagctactgactggagcaacagtgcacgctgctacagtggactgagtcagtagttcggcgcttcatcatgacctcgacgcgcggctgcagaggctagactctactctgacaggacagcttaagaccatccctggtcagaagctacgcacagaagccgacgacaagatctccggatctgaggcattgaaggccaaagtgtagtttataatacatcgccgggtccacatgtcggggccccgctcagtgtacgtgcttcccttggacatataaaagggagagcacgccctccTTCTGGAAAAAGAGGCTCTccagacacacaagctctcgcgaactctcttgaggaaaggcaatacaacacacagtggacgtagggtattacgctccggcggcccgaaccactctaatcccgctgtgttcatcgtgttcttgagcgagatcgaactaggactaactaacccctgagtacacaccctctgggcttaggcgggtgccttccgccacccggctgtggtttgcagcaccacgacagacGTGTTAGATCCTAGTAATTCTACGATGCTTATGACTAGTGCTGTAGGCTGTAGTGAGATGTGATTGAAAAATACATGTTCCATTGATCATGAATGCTGAGCTCTTtcttcaaaaaacaaaaaatgctgAGCTCACTAGTCCTGTGGTATTGCTGAAAGTTTTTCGATTTTCCTCTGGTTATTACTCACTTACTCTTCATACTCCTGATATCATAATCCATTGCATGGTGCAGTAGCATATATCGAATAGCACTATGGTGAGTAATATGCTAGTTTAGTTGCAATATGCTCTGCACAGTCTATATCATGGCCATCTTTTTCCTAATCATGGGACACCACCACTAGAAGGTTAGGATGTATTCATCTATCTGTTGTGTCATGCTATCCCGTCACTGAACTAGTAGAAGCTGGGGACACTTTTATCATCTCCTTACATGGATGAACCAGTTCATATATTCAATTGGACTGCATTCCTCAAGCAATGCATATCATTACGAAGCTCCCTGTTACTGCGATGCTAACTTGATGTACCCCAATTCCTCGTCTATTTAGATGTAGTTAGATATGTTTGAGCCTTCACAGCTCGTTTGAGTTGTTGGGTTCAGGAGATGGTTAGTTAAGCAGTGGACTTGAtatgtttaattttgatgacTTCTTTTATGAAAAACAATGAGTAGCCAGTATGTCACTCCTTTTAGGAATCATGCACAGCTGGTTTGTAACCTCTGTCTGTATCTTGTGTTCATCACATTACTTTGTAATATGCTTCTGACAAGTGATAGTTCTGATTGTGGATAATTTCTCGATAAAATGTGTGATACTTGTCCTCAGATATTAACCAAAAAATTGTTTGCCATCTTTATTTCAGATGTTTGACGACCAAGACCTGGGCTTCTTTGCCAATTTCCTGGGCATCTTCATCTTTGTCTTGGTTATTGCCTACCACTTCGTGATGGCAGACCCGAAGTACGAAGGAAACTGATGCCCTTCTGTTGCGCAAGGAAATCTTATGATCTGCAGATCCAAATAGGGCCATACTATTTAGTTAATGATAGCAAGCTTTTGACATTTGTTGAGTGCATATTGTGGAAGCTGGATATGCAGCCCCTGGCATTTTGACATTACCCGTGTCTTAATCTTATGAACTAGTAAATCCTGAAGTTTTCTAAAGATTATTCTGAGGCCTGCCGTTGGTTTGTTGTTTGCTGGGTATTTTGTCGTGCTTTTATGCCGCTTGGTTCATGCTTTGCCAGATTGCTATCAGATTTTCCTTTGCTTTCCAGTTTCTTAGGCTGTTTAGTAGCTTGTTAGCATGTTAGGATACTGGAGAAACATAAGACTGGACTAGTGCACTGGAAACAGATATCAAGCGATTGCTCAAGGGATAAGTATTTGATTCAAACTTTAAATTCCTATAAACAGGCATTAACTGTAGGGATTCATTTAGGGGCAGTCTACTGGTCATTTTATGCAAGTTTTGCTGAGCAGCCATAAGCCTCCGGAGTACAATTTTTCATGAAAAAATGTGGCGTACAAGTAGCTTTGCGAGCCCAATCCAGGAGTCGAACGAGTAGGCCCAGCCCAAACGGAGCCAGGCCATGTACGGCGACCGGAACGCGATCCAACCGGTGTCGCGCGACACGCCGGGAACCGAGTACgcgacggaggaggaggtggaggtcgcCAGCCGTTTGGCGACTGGGTGCGCCGTGCGCGTGCGCAGCTGGTGTGTCGTGTCGTGTGTGGTTGTCGTGACAGCGAGGCAGCAGCAGGCGCTCGCCCTCGGCCACGTCAGATGTCAACGCCATGTCGCCATGGCTGGACGGTAGCACC
This window contains:
- the LOC120694516 gene encoding dolichyl-diphosphooligosaccharide--protein glycosyltransferase subunit 4A — its product is MFDDQDLGFFANFLGIFIFVLVIAYHFVMADPKYEGN